In a single window of the Amycolatopsis sp. cg5 genome:
- a CDS encoding DMT family transporter encodes MSTTLEFIRQEAPKKGLGKTSAAAGLAVVLWASSFVAIRGIGHALSPAPLALLRLGVAAVTLTVFVAVKRGIRVRLSRKAFLLIAGYAVLWLAGYTVALNAAERHVDAGTASLLVNLAPLLVALTAGKFLGEGVSRWLVVGSLVALAGAALIAAGASAQRDWGGVLLCLLAAVLYAAGVMIQKVALRHADGLTAIWLGSVVATVVLLPWLPRLIGELDTAPAGAVFSAAYLGVFPTAIGFVAWAYALRRTDASRLSAVTYAVPAVSVLLSWLILAEIPAPLGLLGGVLCLVGVAISRRR; translated from the coding sequence GTGAGTACGACTCTGGAATTCATCCGGCAGGAAGCCCCGAAGAAGGGCTTGGGTAAGACCTCCGCCGCGGCTGGTCTCGCGGTGGTGCTGTGGGCGTCGTCGTTCGTCGCGATCCGCGGTATCGGGCACGCGCTGTCCCCGGCGCCACTGGCACTGCTCCGGCTCGGCGTCGCGGCCGTGACGCTCACCGTGTTCGTCGCGGTCAAGCGTGGCATCCGGGTTCGCTTGTCCCGCAAGGCTTTCCTGCTGATCGCGGGATACGCGGTGCTGTGGCTCGCCGGGTACACCGTCGCGCTCAACGCGGCCGAGCGGCACGTCGACGCGGGCACCGCGTCGTTGCTGGTGAACCTCGCGCCGCTGCTGGTCGCCTTGACCGCCGGGAAGTTCCTCGGCGAAGGCGTCTCCCGCTGGCTCGTCGTCGGCTCGCTGGTGGCGCTCGCGGGCGCCGCGCTCATCGCGGCGGGCGCGTCCGCGCAACGCGACTGGGGCGGCGTGCTGCTGTGCCTGCTGGCCGCCGTGCTCTACGCGGCGGGCGTGATGATCCAGAAGGTCGCGCTGCGGCACGCCGACGGGCTCACCGCGATCTGGCTCGGCAGTGTCGTGGCCACCGTGGTTCTGCTGCCTTGGCTGCCGCGGCTGATCGGCGAGCTGGACACGGCTCCGGCCGGTGCCGTGTTCAGCGCCGCCTACCTCGGTGTGTTCCCGACGGCGATCGGGTTCGTCGCGTGGGCGTACGCGTTGCGCCGCACGGACGCGAGCCGGTTGTCGGCGGTGACCTACGCGGTGCCCGCCGTGTCGGTGCTGCTGTCCTGGCTGATCCTCGCCGAGATCCCGGCACCGCTGGGACTGCTCGGCGGCGTGCTCTGCCTGGTCGGCGTCGCGATCTCCCGGCGGCGCTAG
- a CDS encoding DUF2550 domain-containing protein, producing the protein MAITLVVLGLLLVLVVVALWYSLRWVRMRRGGGVSVALRWSPDSARAGWHLGLGRYEGESFAWYRVWSLRTGPDRVFERDALEIADRRDPSGSEAYAVPAGSTVLRCESDTQEAIEIAMGPGALTGFLSWLESAPPGHRIRRAS; encoded by the coding sequence GTGGCGATCACACTGGTTGTCCTGGGGCTCCTGCTCGTGCTCGTCGTAGTGGCGCTGTGGTACTCGCTGCGGTGGGTACGCATGCGCCGTGGCGGCGGCGTCAGTGTCGCGCTGCGCTGGAGCCCCGATTCGGCTCGCGCGGGCTGGCATCTGGGGCTCGGCCGCTATGAAGGTGAGTCTTTCGCCTGGTACCGGGTCTGGAGCCTGCGTACCGGCCCCGATCGCGTCTTCGAACGCGACGCGCTGGAAATCGCCGACCGCCGTGACCCGTCCGGCTCGGAGGCGTACGCCGTCCCCGCCGGCTCGACCGTGCTGCGGTGCGAGTCCGACACCCAGGAAGCCATCGAGATCGCGATGGGCCCCGGCGCGCTGACCGGCTTCCTCTCGTGGCTCGAATCGGCCCCTCCCGGGCACCGCATCCGCCGCGCCAGCTGA
- the murA gene encoding UDP-N-acetylglucosamine 1-carboxyvinyltransferase — protein MSEHFDVHGGARLVGEVEVVGAKNSVLKLMAAALLAEGTTTITNCPQILDVPLMADVLRSVGCEVVIDGGTATITTPAELSHRADSAAMGKLRASVCVLGPLVGRLKKAIVALPGGDAIGQRPLDMHQSGLRKLGATTTIEHGCVVADAETLQGAQVWLDFPSVGATENILMAAVLAEGTTVIDNAAREPEIVDICTMLTEMGAKIEGAGTSTLTVHGVETLHPTEHRVIGDRIVGATWAFAAVMTRGDLTVTGVNPHHLDLVLEKLRHAGAEITTFDEKGFRVVQHDRPKSVDFVTLPYPGFATDLQPFAVALSAVSEGTAMITENLYEARFRFIEEMMRLSADARTDGHHAVVRGVEQLSSAPVWASDIRAGAGLVLAGLCADSVTEVWDVFHIDRGYPHFVENLNRLGAQIQRVAGDPDRA, from the coding sequence ATGAGCGAGCACTTCGACGTCCATGGCGGGGCCCGGTTGGTCGGCGAGGTAGAGGTCGTCGGCGCCAAGAACAGCGTGCTCAAACTGATGGCGGCGGCCTTGCTGGCCGAGGGCACGACGACCATCACCAACTGCCCCCAGATCCTCGACGTCCCCCTGATGGCGGACGTACTGCGCAGTGTCGGCTGCGAGGTCGTCATCGACGGCGGCACGGCCACCATCACCACCCCGGCGGAGCTGTCGCACCGCGCCGACTCGGCCGCGATGGGCAAGCTGCGCGCGTCCGTCTGCGTGCTGGGCCCGCTGGTCGGGCGGCTGAAGAAGGCCATCGTCGCGCTGCCGGGCGGCGACGCGATCGGCCAGCGCCCGCTGGACATGCACCAGAGCGGCCTGCGCAAGCTGGGCGCCACCACGACCATCGAGCACGGCTGTGTCGTCGCCGACGCGGAGACGTTGCAGGGCGCGCAGGTCTGGCTCGACTTCCCGAGTGTCGGCGCCACCGAGAACATCCTGATGGCGGCCGTGCTCGCCGAGGGCACCACGGTCATCGACAACGCCGCGCGCGAGCCCGAGATCGTCGACATCTGCACGATGCTCACCGAGATGGGCGCCAAGATCGAAGGCGCGGGCACCTCGACGCTGACCGTGCACGGCGTGGAGACGCTGCACCCGACCGAGCACCGCGTCATCGGCGACCGGATCGTCGGCGCGACCTGGGCGTTCGCCGCGGTGATGACCCGAGGCGACCTGACGGTCACCGGCGTCAACCCGCACCACCTCGACCTCGTGCTCGAGAAGCTGCGTCACGCGGGCGCCGAGATCACCACCTTCGACGAGAAGGGCTTCCGCGTCGTCCAGCACGACCGGCCGAAGTCGGTCGACTTCGTCACGCTGCCCTACCCGGGCTTCGCGACGGACCTGCAGCCGTTCGCGGTCGCGCTCTCCGCGGTCTCCGAGGGCACCGCGATGATCACGGAGAACCTTTACGAGGCCCGGTTCCGCTTCATCGAGGAGATGATGCGCCTGTCGGCCGACGCGCGCACCGACGGCCACCACGCCGTCGTCCGCGGTGTCGAGCAGCTCTCCAGCGCGCCGGTGTGGGCGTCGGACATCCGCGCCGGCGCCGGACTGGTGCTGGCCGGGCTGTGCGCGGACAGCGTCACCGAGGTGTGGGACGTCTTCCACATCGACCGCGGCTACCCGCACTTCGTGGAGAACCTGAACCGCCTCGGCGCGCAGATCCAGCGCGTCGCGGGCGACCCCGACCGCGCCTGA
- a CDS encoding LysE family translocator — MTWGLYGGYVLFVLLVLAVPGPDTAVVLKSSLAGGARGGVLASVGIGAGNLAQGVAAALGLSALITRSEPVFLTLRWAGAAYLGYLGVRALIGAWRGDYRALEPARAGGGRYWRQGLLCNLTNPKVLVFYVSMLPQFLAPSFSVGEALLLAGTVAVMATLWQLVLVFFVQRVRGWLGKRKVRRALDGVTGTALVGFGAALVLDH, encoded by the coding sequence ATGACCTGGGGTTTGTACGGCGGTTACGTCCTTTTCGTGCTTCTGGTGCTCGCGGTGCCCGGTCCGGACACCGCGGTGGTGCTCAAGAGTTCGCTGGCGGGTGGTGCGCGGGGCGGGGTGCTGGCGAGCGTCGGCATCGGCGCCGGGAACCTGGCGCAGGGTGTGGCGGCCGCGCTCGGGCTGAGCGCGCTGATCACCCGTTCCGAACCGGTGTTCCTCACGCTGCGCTGGGCGGGCGCGGCGTATCTCGGTTATCTGGGCGTCCGCGCGCTGATCGGCGCTTGGCGCGGCGACTACCGCGCGCTCGAACCCGCTCGGGCGGGCGGCGGCCGGTATTGGCGCCAAGGGTTGCTGTGCAACCTGACCAACCCGAAGGTGCTCGTGTTCTACGTGTCGATGCTGCCGCAGTTCCTCGCGCCTTCGTTCAGTGTCGGCGAGGCGTTGCTGCTGGCGGGCACCGTCGCGGTGATGGCGACGCTGTGGCAGCTCGTGCTCGTGTTCTTCGTGCAGCGGGTGCGCGGCTGGCTCGGCAAGCGCAAGGTGCGGCGGGCGCTCGACGGCGTCACCGGGACCGCGCTCGTGGGCTTCGGCGCGGCGTTGGTGCTGGATCACTGA
- a CDS encoding protein meaA, with protein MPYPTDRERDRPWVMRTYAGHSSAKASNELYRRNLAKGQTGLSVAFDLPTQTGYDADHQLSKGEVGKVGVPIAHIGDMTRLFNGIPLAEANTSMTINAPAMWLLALYVSVAEDQAKAEGRPVDEVLAKLTGTTQNDIIKEYLSRGTYIFPPGPSLRLITDMIAWTVHHVPKWNPINICSYHLQEAGATPTQEVAYALCTAIAVLDAVRDSGQVEPGDMAKVVARISFFVNAGVRFVEEMSKMRAFTALWDEITRERYGVTDAKARRLRYGVQVNSLGLTEAQPENNVQRIVLEMLAVSLSRGARARAIQLPAWNEALGLPRPWDQQWALRMQQVLAFETDLLEYEDIFDGSHVIQAKVDEIMTGAREEIARVQDLGGAVAAVESGYMKSQLVTSLAEYRRGVENGERILVGVNKFDTTEPSPLQAEGAKAIETIDPAVEKEAVAAIEEWRNQRDGDLVERSLENLKATAKTTDNLFEATLACARAGVTTGEWSGALREVFGEYRAPTGVSASAMTGGGNAELLRVRDRVKATNEEMGERLRILVGKPGLDGHSNGAEQVAVRARDVGFEVVYQGIRLTPEQIVAAAVQEGVHVVGLSVLSGSHLEVVPQVVDGLRAAGAGDVPVIVGGIIPPDDAKLLTDRGIARVFTPKDYELTDIMDGIVSLVRERHGLRP; from the coding sequence GTGCCCTATCCAACGGATCGCGAGCGGGACCGGCCGTGGGTTATGCGCACCTACGCGGGCCATTCGTCGGCGAAGGCGTCGAACGAGCTGTACCGCCGCAACCTCGCCAAAGGCCAGACCGGGCTTTCGGTCGCCTTCGACCTGCCGACGCAGACCGGCTACGACGCCGACCACCAGCTGTCCAAGGGCGAGGTCGGCAAGGTCGGCGTCCCGATCGCGCACATCGGTGACATGACGCGGCTGTTCAACGGCATCCCGCTGGCCGAGGCCAACACCTCGATGACCATCAACGCGCCCGCGATGTGGCTGCTCGCCCTATACGTCAGCGTCGCCGAAGACCAGGCGAAGGCCGAGGGCCGCCCGGTCGACGAGGTCCTCGCGAAGCTCACCGGGACGACGCAGAACGACATCATCAAGGAGTACCTGTCCAGGGGTACCTACATCTTCCCGCCGGGGCCGAGCCTGCGGCTGATCACCGACATGATCGCCTGGACCGTGCACCACGTCCCCAAGTGGAACCCGATCAACATCTGCAGCTACCACCTGCAGGAGGCGGGCGCGACGCCGACGCAGGAGGTCGCGTACGCGCTGTGCACCGCCATCGCCGTGCTCGACGCCGTCCGCGACTCCGGTCAGGTCGAGCCGGGTGACATGGCCAAGGTGGTCGCCCGCATCTCCTTCTTCGTCAACGCCGGTGTCCGGTTCGTCGAGGAGATGTCCAAGATGCGCGCGTTCACCGCGCTCTGGGACGAGATCACCCGCGAGCGCTACGGAGTGACCGACGCGAAGGCCCGCCGTCTGCGCTACGGCGTGCAGGTCAACTCGCTCGGGCTGACCGAGGCGCAGCCGGAGAACAACGTCCAGCGCATCGTGCTGGAGATGCTCGCCGTCTCGCTCTCGCGCGGCGCGCGGGCGCGCGCGATCCAGCTGCCCGCGTGGAACGAGGCGCTCGGCCTGCCTCGGCCGTGGGACCAGCAGTGGGCGCTGCGGATGCAGCAGGTGCTCGCGTTCGAGACCGATCTGCTCGAGTACGAGGACATCTTCGACGGCTCGCACGTCATCCAGGCCAAGGTCGACGAGATCATGACCGGCGCCCGCGAGGAGATCGCGCGCGTGCAGGATCTCGGCGGCGCGGTCGCCGCGGTCGAGAGCGGCTACATGAAGTCCCAGCTCGTGACCTCGCTCGCCGAATACCGCCGTGGCGTCGAGAACGGCGAGCGGATCCTGGTCGGTGTCAACAAGTTCGACACCACCGAGCCCAGCCCGCTGCAGGCCGAGGGTGCCAAGGCCATCGAGACGATCGACCCGGCGGTGGAGAAGGAAGCCGTCGCGGCGATCGAGGAATGGCGCAACCAGCGTGACGGCGACCTCGTCGAGCGTTCGCTGGAGAACCTGAAGGCCACGGCCAAGACGACGGACAACCTCTTCGAGGCGACGCTGGCGTGCGCGCGTGCCGGAGTCACCACCGGCGAATGGTCGGGCGCGCTGCGCGAGGTGTTCGGCGAATACCGGGCGCCGACCGGGGTTTCGGCCTCGGCCATGACCGGCGGCGGCAACGCCGAACTGCTGCGCGTGCGCGACCGCGTCAAGGCGACCAACGAGGAAATGGGCGAACGGCTGCGGATCCTGGTCGGCAAGCCGGGACTCGACGGTCACTCGAACGGCGCCGAGCAGGTCGCCGTGCGCGCGCGTGACGTCGGGTTCGAGGTCGTCTACCAGGGCATCCGGCTGACCCCGGAGCAGATCGTCGCGGCCGCCGTGCAGGAAGGCGTGCACGTCGTCGGGCTTTCAGTGCTGTCGGGATCGCACTTGGAGGTCGTGCCGCAGGTGGTCGACGGGCTGCGCGCCGCCGGCGCGGGTGACGTGCCGGTGATCGTCGGCGGGATCATCCCGCCCGACGACGCGAAGCTGCTGACGGACCGCGGGATCGCGCGGGTGTTCACGCCCAAGGACTACGAGCTGACCGACATCATGGACGGCATCGTGAGCCTGGTCCGCGAACGGCACGGCTTGCGGCCTTAG
- a CDS encoding LPXTG cell wall anchor domain-containing protein, with translation MKAKTGALAVLLAMLLFTGPAWADKGGNPNADAHARNPKSTSDTRGANAHGPYDSTRDGKASANGNGGGQAKGKPCAGCVGKAADKNPRGQLPGNSDANAGYECDADHGVGRGNPAHPGCAPGKTAPGKTLSTPAPEAPPLVLAAVSPADVATERAQPLAHTGFDLELPLLAGLGLLGAGGAALLVVRRRRQRS, from the coding sequence ATGAAGGCGAAGACCGGCGCACTCGCCGTGTTGCTGGCCATGCTGCTGTTCACCGGCCCGGCCTGGGCCGACAAAGGCGGGAATCCGAACGCCGACGCGCACGCCAGGAATCCAAAGTCCACATCGGACACACGGGGCGCGAACGCGCACGGCCCGTACGACTCCACCCGCGATGGCAAGGCTTCCGCGAACGGCAACGGCGGTGGTCAGGCCAAGGGCAAGCCGTGCGCCGGCTGTGTCGGCAAGGCGGCCGACAAGAACCCGCGCGGCCAGCTCCCCGGCAACTCGGACGCCAACGCGGGCTACGAATGCGACGCCGACCACGGCGTCGGCCGCGGCAATCCGGCACACCCCGGGTGTGCGCCAGGCAAGACCGCTCCTGGAAAGACTCTTTCCACTCCGGCTCCCGAGGCTCCGCCGCTCGTGCTGGCGGCCGTCTCGCCGGCCGACGTCGCGACCGAGCGCGCGCAACCGTTGGCGCACACCGGGTTCGACCTCGAACTGCCGTTGCTGGCCGGGCTCGGCCTGCTCGGCGCGGGTGGTGCGGCCTTGCTCGTGGTCCGGCGCCGTCGCCAGAGGTCGTGA
- a CDS encoding DUF418 domain-containing protein, which yields MLLFIAVANALGCVAGGMPGYVPSTSGVDRGLDFFMFTFVHSRAYPVFAVMFGYGLVQLARRQERAGAEPGQVRSVLLRRNAWLVGFGLVHGVLLYFGDFLGAYGLVGIVATLLLLRRGDRVYRFVPWIWGLELVYALVLFVITLTGVTAGTASVPVEQVGSLVAPDYATSVLDRLAEWPTHTATVLGFILIVWLGMWAARKRLLEDPASHRVLLRRVAAGGLGIAVAGGLPIAMVGAGLLSVDESSASAMLMLHGVSGMFAGPGYVALFGLLALRLTKPGPFVGSIAALGQRSLSGYLLQSVVWLLALAPFTLALGTRFGSPTVTAILLAVVVWLASVFAAGKLGSRPGPAEFVLRRLTYGRR from the coding sequence ATGCTGCTGTTCATCGCGGTGGCGAACGCGCTCGGCTGCGTCGCGGGCGGCATGCCCGGTTATGTCCCGTCGACGTCCGGCGTCGACCGCGGGCTCGACTTCTTCATGTTCACGTTCGTGCACAGCCGCGCGTATCCGGTCTTCGCGGTGATGTTCGGCTATGGCCTCGTGCAACTCGCCCGCCGCCAGGAGCGGGCAGGCGCCGAACCGGGCCAAGTGCGTTCGGTACTACTGCGCCGCAACGCCTGGCTGGTCGGTTTTGGCTTGGTGCATGGGGTTTTGCTCTACTTCGGTGACTTCCTCGGCGCGTACGGCCTGGTCGGCATCGTCGCGACGCTCTTGCTGCTGCGGCGCGGCGACCGCGTTTACCGGTTCGTCCCGTGGATCTGGGGTTTGGAACTCGTCTACGCGCTCGTGTTGTTCGTGATCACGCTGACCGGGGTCACCGCCGGCACCGCGAGCGTCCCGGTCGAGCAGGTCGGCTCGCTGGTCGCGCCGGACTACGCGACTTCGGTGCTCGACCGGCTCGCCGAGTGGCCGACGCACACCGCGACCGTGCTGGGCTTCATCCTCATCGTCTGGCTCGGCATGTGGGCGGCGCGCAAGCGTTTGCTGGAGGACCCGGCGAGCCACCGCGTGCTGCTGCGCCGCGTCGCGGCGGGCGGCCTGGGTATCGCGGTCGCCGGCGGCCTGCCGATCGCCATGGTCGGCGCCGGGCTGCTTTCGGTCGACGAGTCGTCCGCCTCGGCGATGCTGATGCTGCACGGCGTGAGCGGCATGTTCGCGGGCCCCGGTTATGTCGCGCTGTTCGGCCTGCTCGCGCTGCGGCTCACCAAGCCGGGCCCGTTCGTGGGCTCGATCGCCGCGCTGGGCCAGCGTTCGCTGTCGGGTTACCTGCTCCAGTCGGTCGTGTGGCTGCTGGCGCTGGCGCCGTTCACGCTCGCGCTGGGCACCCGCTTCGGCAGCCCGACGGTCACGGCGATCCTGCTCGCCGTCGTCGTGTGGCTGGCGAGCGTGTTCGCGGCGGGCAAGCTCGGCTCACGGCCGGGTCCCGCGGAGTTCGTGCTGCGGAGGCTGACCTACGGCCGCCGGTGA
- a CDS encoding cysteine hydrolase family protein, which yields MTTALIVIDVQKGFDDPFWGKRGNPGAEANIKALLDAWQARRQPIVLVHHDSAKPDSPLRPGQEGNDFQSILDGVRADLVFGKKVNSAFHGDVDLDGWLKTRGITSFVIAGIQTNMCCETTARVGGNLGYDVTFALDATYTFDLEGLTADQLSEATATNLRGGGFAEVLSTKEILA from the coding sequence ATGACCACCGCATTGATCGTGATCGACGTGCAAAAAGGCTTCGACGACCCGTTCTGGGGCAAGCGCGGCAACCCCGGCGCCGAGGCGAACATCAAGGCGTTGCTCGACGCGTGGCAGGCGCGCAGGCAGCCGATCGTGTTGGTGCACCACGATTCCGCCAAGCCGGATTCACCGCTGCGGCCAGGCCAGGAAGGCAACGACTTCCAGTCCATTCTGGACGGTGTGCGCGCGGACCTGGTGTTCGGCAAGAAGGTGAACTCGGCGTTCCACGGCGACGTCGACCTCGACGGCTGGCTGAAGACGCGCGGCATCACGAGCTTCGTGATCGCGGGCATCCAGACGAACATGTGCTGCGAGACCACGGCCCGCGTCGGCGGAAACCTGGGCTACGACGTCACTTTCGCGCTCGACGCGACGTACACGTTCGACCTGGAAGGCCTCACCGCCGACCAGCTCAGCGAAGCCACCGCGACCAACTTACGGGGCGGCGGCTTCGCCGAAGTGCTGTCCACGAAGGAGATTTTGGCCTAA
- a CDS encoding cob(I)yrinic acid a,c-diamide adenosyltransferase, whose product MPVRINRVYTKVGDNGTTALGDGSRVPKTSVRLAAYADVDEANSVIGLALALGSLPKDVVAVLRSIQNDLFDVGADLCSPVVPDPPYPPLRITEPYITRLEEWCDTFNERVPKLTSFILPGGTPGAAFLHQARTVARRAERSGWALMEDDAERTNSLAVKYLNRLSDLLFILSRLANPDGDILWTPGGAEAR is encoded by the coding sequence ATGCCCGTTCGGATCAATCGTGTGTACACCAAGGTCGGCGACAACGGCACGACCGCGCTCGGTGACGGTTCGCGTGTGCCCAAGACCTCCGTGCGCCTCGCCGCGTACGCCGACGTCGACGAGGCGAACTCGGTGATCGGCCTCGCACTCGCGCTCGGCTCGCTGCCCAAGGACGTCGTCGCGGTGCTGAGGTCCATCCAGAACGACCTCTTCGACGTGGGCGCGGACCTGTGCTCCCCCGTGGTCCCCGACCCGCCGTACCCGCCGCTGCGCATCACCGAGCCGTACATCACCCGGCTCGAGGAATGGTGCGACACGTTCAACGAGCGCGTCCCGAAGCTCACCTCGTTCATCCTGCCCGGCGGCACGCCGGGCGCGGCCTTCCTGCACCAGGCGCGCACGGTCGCGCGGCGCGCGGAGCGGTCCGGCTGGGCGCTGATGGAAGACGACGCCGAGCGCACGAACTCGCTCGCGGTGAAGTACCTGAACCGGCTGTCGGACCTGCTGTTCATCCTGTCGCGGCTGGCGAACCCGGACGGCGACATCCTCTGGACCCCCGGTGGCGCCGAGGCGCGCTAG
- a CDS encoding LysE family translocator, producing MAWSVYGSYLLIVVLIVLAPGPDTMVVLKNSLAGGWRGGLLASSGIFVGNAVQGSAAALGLGVVIARSQPVFLTLKWVGAAYLAFLGFQALRGAWRGDYTGLDDAGRSRAKGFRRFREGFLSNITNPKVLVLYLSVLPQFLDPATTSTWDALLLAYTVAVLGMAWLLVLMFFIHRVRAWLGKRKVRRTLDGVTGTALVGFGAALALEG from the coding sequence GTGGCTTGGAGTGTTTACGGCAGCTATCTGCTGATCGTCGTGCTGATCGTGCTGGCGCCCGGCCCGGACACCATGGTCGTGCTGAAGAATTCGCTCGCGGGTGGCTGGCGCGGCGGGCTGCTGGCGAGCTCCGGCATCTTCGTCGGCAACGCCGTGCAAGGCAGCGCCGCCGCGCTCGGCCTCGGTGTCGTCATCGCCAGGTCGCAGCCCGTCTTCCTCACGCTCAAGTGGGTCGGCGCGGCGTACCTGGCGTTCCTCGGTTTCCAGGCGCTGCGCGGCGCGTGGCGCGGTGACTACACCGGCCTCGACGACGCGGGACGCAGCCGTGCCAAGGGTTTCCGCCGCTTCCGCGAAGGCTTCCTGTCGAACATCACCAACCCGAAGGTGCTGGTGCTGTACCTGTCGGTGCTACCGCAGTTCCTCGACCCGGCGACGACGTCGACCTGGGACGCGCTGCTGCTCGCCTACACCGTCGCCGTGCTGGGCATGGCGTGGCTGCTGGTGCTGATGTTCTTCATCCACCGGGTGCGCGCCTGGCTCGGCAAGCGCAAGGTACGCCGCACACTCGACGGCGTCACCGGCACCGCGCTCGTGGGATTCGGTGCGGCGCTGGCACTCGAGGGTTAA
- a CDS encoding TetR/AcrR family transcriptional regulator, with amino-acid sequence MTDDLPDQLRRLWGVPLESRLGRPAELDVARVVGAAVDLADRDGLSGVTLPKVAKELGVTPMSLYRYVGSKDELLVLMRDFALGPPPEISPDASWREGLTLWAYAELDVYQRRPWLPQVPVAGPPSGPHQIAWMERALGVLRDTGLDWPAKVGTLMLFSGYNRNTALLFQELGEDRIEEERRYGMALAKLIDPERFPETAKLFASPTFQTPADDYAFGLERLLDGTANAIAQAL; translated from the coding sequence ATGACCGACGACCTGCCAGACCAGCTGCGCAGGCTCTGGGGAGTGCCGCTGGAGTCCCGGCTGGGGCGGCCCGCCGAGCTGGATGTGGCACGCGTGGTCGGCGCCGCCGTCGACCTGGCGGACCGCGACGGGCTGTCGGGCGTGACGCTGCCCAAGGTCGCGAAGGAACTCGGCGTCACACCCATGTCGCTTTATCGCTACGTGGGTTCGAAGGACGAACTGCTGGTGCTCATGCGCGACTTCGCGCTCGGGCCGCCGCCCGAGATCTCGCCGGACGCGAGCTGGCGCGAGGGCCTCACGCTGTGGGCGTACGCGGAATTGGACGTCTACCAGCGACGGCCGTGGCTGCCGCAGGTGCCGGTCGCCGGCCCGCCGTCCGGGCCGCACCAGATCGCGTGGATGGAGCGCGCGCTGGGCGTGCTGCGTGACACCGGGCTGGACTGGCCCGCGAAGGTCGGCACGCTGATGCTGTTCAGCGGCTACAACCGCAACACCGCGCTGCTGTTCCAGGAACTGGGCGAGGACCGGATCGAGGAGGAACGGCGCTACGGCATGGCGCTCGCGAAGCTCATCGATCCCGAACGCTTCCCCGAGACCGCGAAACTGTTCGCCTCACCCACGTTCCAGACACCGGCCGACGACTACGCGTTCGGCCTGGAGCGGCTGCTCGACGGGACCGCGAACGCCATCGCCCAGGCACTGTGA
- a CDS encoding LysR family transcriptional regulator: protein MLDLPRLRVLRAVIATGSIRASATALGYTPSAVSQQLTTLQRETGLRLFERSGRGIEATAAARTLADEADAVFAAFGRVEQIVGDLRAGRVGSLSIGYFGSAGAAWLAPTVATLRAEFPELRLNLRLSEFSPGDPDIDIFVEETGTEHSGAVDVRRLAEDPYLAVVRADDPLAGAGEVALADLATRHWVDNDHRQGPCRQVLLNACAQAGFSPGFVVETHDYRTAMAFVATGIGLTVVPSLGIGELPETLATVAVVSPTPVRTISVAVKKSVADHPAAQRTVEVLEGLVR from the coding sequence ATGCTGGACCTTCCCCGGCTCCGCGTGCTGCGGGCCGTGATAGCGACAGGTTCGATCCGCGCGAGCGCCACCGCGCTCGGCTACACCCCCTCAGCGGTGAGCCAGCAGCTCACCACGCTGCAGCGGGAGACCGGCCTGCGCTTGTTCGAACGCTCCGGCCGCGGCATCGAGGCCACCGCCGCCGCGCGGACACTCGCCGACGAGGCCGACGCGGTGTTCGCGGCGTTCGGCCGGGTCGAGCAGATCGTCGGCGACCTGCGCGCGGGTCGGGTGGGCAGCCTCTCGATCGGCTACTTCGGCTCGGCGGGCGCGGCCTGGCTGGCGCCGACCGTCGCGACACTGCGCGCCGAATTCCCCGAGCTACGGCTGAATCTGCGGCTGTCGGAGTTCTCCCCCGGGGACCCGGACATCGACATCTTCGTCGAGGAGACCGGCACCGAGCACTCCGGCGCGGTCGACGTGCGACGCCTCGCCGAGGACCCGTACCTCGCCGTCGTCCGCGCCGACGATCCGCTGGCCGGGGCCGGCGAGGTGGCGCTCGCGGACCTCGCCACGCGGCACTGGGTGGACAACGACCATCGGCAAGGTCCGTGCCGCCAGGTGCTGCTGAACGCCTGCGCGCAGGCCGGGTTCTCGCCGGGCTTCGTGGTGGAGACCCACGACTACCGCACGGCGATGGCCTTCGTGGCGACCGGGATCGGGCTGACCGTGGTGCCGTCGCTCGGCATCGGCGAGCTGCCGGAGACGCTGGCGACCGTGGCCGTGGTGTCACCGACGCCGGTGCGGACGATCAGCGTCGCGGTGAAGAAGTCAGTGGCCGACCACCCGGCCGCTCAGCGGACCGTGGAGGTGCTCGAAGGGCTCGTGCGGTAG